In the genome of Prosthecobacter dejongeii, one region contains:
- a CDS encoding methyltransferase domain-containing protein, whose translation MRIRSVQPEILETLASDDPAARRGRQDLLLVNGIMGNHRWISRMMRRYCQPGWQMTELGAGDGALSLKLAQQGLCQTHDLHAFDLAPRPASWPADAAWTQGDLFAQNLPPSQVLIANLFLHHFEAAPLHLLGSRIAPETQLILAAEPARYRIHTFMGRLFCSLAQLNWVTRYDMQVSIRAGFRGQELPDFLGLDSSWEISVRETVFGGYRMMARRK comes from the coding sequence ATGCGCATCCGCAGTGTCCAGCCTGAGATTCTCGAAACGCTGGCCAGCGATGATCCAGCCGCCCGACGTGGCCGCCAGGATCTCCTGCTGGTCAATGGCATCATGGGGAATCACCGCTGGATCTCACGCATGATGCGGCGGTATTGCCAGCCCGGCTGGCAGATGACCGAATTGGGCGCTGGAGATGGTGCCTTGTCCCTCAAACTCGCACAACAAGGGCTGTGCCAGACGCATGACCTTCATGCTTTCGATCTAGCTCCCCGCCCAGCCTCCTGGCCTGCGGATGCAGCCTGGACACAGGGAGACTTGTTTGCTCAAAACCTGCCCCCATCGCAGGTGCTCATCGCCAATCTGTTCCTGCACCATTTTGAGGCGGCACCACTTCACTTGTTAGGCAGCCGTATTGCTCCAGAGACGCAGCTCATCCTTGCGGCTGAGCCCGCGCGTTACCGCATCCACACCTTCATGGGTCGTCTTTTTTGCAGTCTAGCCCAGCTCAACTGGGTGACCCGCTACGACATGCAGGTGAGCATCCGCGCTGGTTTCCGGGGGCAGGAGCTTCCCGATTTTCTGGGGCTGGATTCTAGCTGGGAGATTTCCGTCCGGGAGACCGTATTCGGTGGCTACCGAATGATGGCGCGGCGCAAGTAG